From Cupriavidus oxalaticus:
ACGTTGGCGACCGCTTTGCCGAGGAGGCGAGGCGCATGCACTACGATGAAGCGCCGGAACGCGGAATCCGCGGCTCGGCTTCGCCGGAGGAAGTGCAGGCGCTGGCCGAGGAGGGCATCGAGACTTTCCCGCTTATCGTGCCGGATGCGCTGAAGCAGACGGCTCACTGAATTGCGTCCTGTGCCCGTTGCTGTCGGCGCATGACGCGCAAGGCAGAACAAACCGCCGGCAGCCTGAGACGATGCCGGCACCATCATGGAGACGGGCATGGATCTCAACTACTCGGCGTCCGACAACGCCTTCCGCGAGGAAGTGCGTAGCTGGCTCGAAGCCAACTTGCCGGCGGACATCCGCAGCAAGATTCTCAACCACCGCCGTCCGAACCGCGACGACCTGGTGCGCTGGCACAAGATCCTCGCCGGCAAGGGCTGGTCGGCGCCGCACTGGCCCGTCCAATTCGGCGGCACCGGCTGGAACGCCACCCAGCGCCATATCTGGGACGAAGAGAATGCCCGCGTCGGCGCGCCCGGCGTGCTGCCGTTCGGCGTGGCCATGGTTGCGCCCGTGATCATGAAGTACGGCAACGAGCAGCAGAAGTCGTACTACCTGCCGCGCATCCTGGACTGCACCGACTGGTGGTGCCAGGGCTATTCGGAGCCGGGCTCGGGTTCGGACCTGGCCTCGCTGAAGACCCGCGCCGAGCTGACTTCGGACGGCAAGCACTACATCGTCAACGGCCAGAAGACCTGGACCACGCTCGGCCAGCACGCCGACATGATCTTCTGCCTGGTCCGCACCGATCCGGAAGCCAAGAAGCAGGAAGGCATCTCGTTCCTGCTGATCGACATGAAGACCCCGGGCATCACCGTGCGCCCGATCATCATGCTGGACGAAGAGCATGAAGTGAACGAGGTCTTCTTCGACAACGTCAAGGTGCCGGTCGAGAACCGCGTCGGCGAAGAGAACAAGGGCTGGACCTACGCCAAGTACCTGCTCGGCCACGAGCGTACCGGCATTGCCCGCGTGGGCAACTCCAAGCGCGAGCTGGGCTTCCTGAAGCGCGTGGCGCGCCAGCAGCAGAAGAACGGCAAGCCGCTGCTGGAGGATCCGGTGTTCGGCGCCAAGGTGGCCGCGCTGGAAATCGAACTGATGGCGCTGGAGATCACGGTGCTGCGCGTGGTGTCGAGCGAAGCCGCCGGCAAGGGCCCCGGTCCCGAGGCGTCGATGCTCAAGATCAAGGGCACCGAGATCCAGCAGCTGCTGACCGAGTTGATGGTCGAGGCCGTCGGCCCGTACGCCCAGCCGTTCGACACGGCCTACCTGGAGTGCGAGACCGAGCATGCGGTGACCGGCTACGACGACGCCGCGCCGCTGTCCGCGTACTACTTCAACTATCGCAAGACCTCCATCTACGGCGGGTCCAACGAAATTCAGAAGAACATCATCAGCCAGATGATTCTGGGGCTGTGAGGACAGGAAGGAGATAGGTAACATGAACTTCAATCTCAGCGACGAACAGAAGCAACTGGCCGACGCCGTCCGCCGTTTTGTCGAGAAGGACTACGGTTTCGAGGACCGCAAGAAGAACTACGAAAGCGCCGCCGGCTACGGCGAATCCGCGTGGGGCTCGCTGGTCGAGCTCGGCCTGACCGCGCTGCCGGTGCCGGAAGCGCAGGGTGGCTTCTCGGGCAAGGCGCTCGACATGATGGTGGTCCAGCAGGAGCTGGGCCGTGGCCTGGTGGTCGAGCCGTACCTGGCCACCGTGGTGGGTGCCTACGCACTGGGCCTGGCCGGCGGCCAGGACGCGCTGCTGGAGCAGGTCGCCGGCGGCGAGCTGAAGCTGGCCGTGGCCTTCAACGAGCCGCAGGCGCGCTATGAGCTGAACAACGTGCGCGTTACAGCCCGCGACGGCAAGCTCAACGGCCGCAAGACCGTGGTGCTGCACGGCGGCCAGGCCGACAAGCTGATCGTGTCGGCGCGCAGCAGCGGCGGCGATGCCGACCAGGACGGCATCTCGCTGTTCCTGGTGGATGCCAAGGGCGCCGGTGTCAGCATCAAGGACTATCGCACCATCGACAACCTGCGCGCGGCCGACATCACGTTCCAGGACGCGCCGGCGCAACTGCTGGGCGAGGCCGGCAAGGGCTTCGCGCTGGTCGAGCAGGTGGCCGACTATGCCGCGGTGCTGCTGTGCGCCGAGGCCGTGGGCGTGATGGACACGCTCAACGCCGCCACGCTGGAATACGCCAAGACGCGCCAGCAGTTCGGCCAGCCGATCGCACGCTTCCAGGCGCTGCAGCATCGCATGGTCGAGATGTTCATCCATGCCGAGCAGTCGCGTTCGATCACGCTGCTGGCCGCCGCCCGTTTTGAAGAGGCCACGCCGGAAGAGCGCCGCCGCTACGTTTCCGCCGCCAAGGCGCGCGTGGGGCAGGCAGCGCGCACGGTCGGCCAGGAAGCGGTGCAGATCCACGGGGGCATGGGCGTGACCAACGAACTGCCGGCCGCGCACATGTTCAAGCGCCTGACGCTGATCAACACCACCTTCGGTGACGTGGATCACCACCTGGGCCGGTTTGCCGCCCAGCCGGGGTTCCAGGAAGCAGCCTGATCCTCTCGTCTGCCATGCCAGTCAAAACCGCGCCGTATTCCCAGGCGCGGTTTTTTTCTTTGCGCGCTGTTAGGGACGGGTTCGGCAAATACGGACGCTGAGCCGTGGCATGCATGCGATCATCGTCGGGACAAGGCCGTCGCCATCCCAGGCTAACAATTACGGAGAGACAAGCAATGCTGTATTTCGAGGACTTTGAGGTCGGCAGCCGCCGCGAACTGGGCTCCTACGTCGTCACCGAGGAAGAACTCCTCGCCTTTGCCCGCCAGTACGACCCGCAGCCGTTTCATATCGACAAGGAAGCGGCTGCCAAGAGCATCTACGGCGGACTGATCTCGAGCGGCTGGATGACTTGCTCGATCATGATGCGCCTGCTGGTGCTGAGCACCACCGGCAAGTCGGCCAGCATGGGCTCGCCCGGCGTGGACGAGATCCGCTGGATCAAGCCGGTCTATGCCGGGGACACGCTGACCGTGGTGCTCAACGTGCTGGACACGCGAGCCTCGCAATCGAAGCCGGACCGCGGCATCGTGCATACCCAGTGGGAAGCCACCAACCAGCGCGGCGAACTGGTCTGCACCGTCAAGGGCATGGGCATGTACGGCCGCCGCCCCGCATAACGACACATCCACCCACCCATCGAGGAGACAACCGAAATGCGTACCATCGCAACGCTGGAAGAGCTGGAAGGCCTGCAAGGGCAGGAAGTCGCGGTCAGCGACTGGATGGAGGTGACCCAGCAGCAGGTCAACCAGTTTGCCGAGGCTACCGGCGACCACCAGTGGATCCACGTCGACGTGGAGCGCGCCAAGAAGGAGTCGCCCTATGGCGCCCCGATCGCCCATGGCTTCCTGACGCTGTCGCTGCTGCCCAAGTTCATGCACAACGCGCTGCACATGCCGTCGAAGATCGGCGTCAACTATGGCCTGAACCGCGTGCGCTTCACCGCGCCGGTGCCGGTGGGCAGCAAATTGCGGGCACGAATCAAGCTGCTCAAGGTCGAACGGCTCGATCCGCTGCCAAAGTCGCCGGAACTGGTGGGTGCGCAGTCCACCTGGGAGGTGACGATCGAGCGCGAGGGCAGCGAGCGCCCGGTATGTGTCGCGGAGTCAATTTCCCGCCGCTACGGATGACCCCACATCCACCGTGTGGTGTTGAGGTGCGACAAAGGTTCTGACGCACTGCGACAATATGCCACACGAAAATGTCGCACCCACAAAGCCGCGCCAATGCGCGGCTTTATGCATATTTATAGGCGAAATTGTGATCTTGACGGCAATCAAGTGCTGCGATGCGGCGACAGCACATGATTGTCCGTTTATCTGAACTCTGTGTTCTGTGGCGTTGGGTTTACCCTCAATGTTGCGTTGCGGTACATTCGCGCCCACGATGTTTTACGTGTTGCGCTCCCCGGCCGAAAACCGCGCTTGCCACCAGGTTGCTGAAGGCAAGTCCGTCGGGAAGTGCAAAAACCTCGTATTCCAACGCTACCCGGCCGCTGTACTGAGCCGGGACCGTTCGCGGTTTCGGCCACCAGGTGCCGCAGCGCCGGCAAGGTCCCACAGGGCCTGCAGCGCGCGCAGTCAGTTGTCCTTCCGTGTTCATGGCGTTGCAAGGCCGCATGGTCCTCCGGCGTTAGATTCGCCGCCCGACCGCAACGCCAGCTAAGGACACGTCCTTCCGGTTTTCCCATAGCCCCACGCCTCTTGCGCGAGCATCAGGCGGTTTAGCCACGCTTTTGCCCAAAGCGCGGTGTAACCAAACCAGTCGTGACATGAAGAAACCAATACTGCCGCGTTGGACGCGGTTCCTGCCCTGCCTCGGCCTGCTCCTGCTGGCCGGCTGCAACATGACGCTGCTCGACCCGAAAGGGCAGGTTGGCGTCGATATCAAGAACATCATCCTGATCGCCACCTGGCTCATGCTGCTGGTGGTGGTGCCGGTGATCGTGCTCACGCTGGTGTTCGCCTGGAAGTACCGCGCGTCCAATACCAAGGCGCGCTACGAGCCGGACTGGTCGCACTCGACCGCGATCGAAGTGGTGGTGTGGCTGATCCCGTGCCTGATCATCATCGCGCTGGGCATCATCACCTGGAAGTCCTCGCACGACCTGGACCCGTACAAGCCGCTGGAATCGAACAAGAAGCCGGTCACCGTCGAGGTGGTGGCGCTGAACTGGAAGTGGCTGTTCATCTATCCGGAACTGAAGATCGCGACCGTCAACCAGATCGCGTTCCCGGTCGACACCCCGGTGAACTTCAAGATCACCTCGGATTCGATCATGAATTCGTTCTTCATCCCGCAACTGGGCAGCCAGGTGTACGCCATGGCAGGGATGGAGACCAAGCTGCACCTGATCGCCAACCATGCCGGCTCGTATGACGGCGTGTCCGCCAACTACAGTGGCGGCGGCTTCTCGGGCATGAAGTTCAAGGCGGTCGCCATGTCGAACTACGAGTTCGACGAGTGGGTCGCCAAGGTTCGCGCCTCGTCGACCGAACTGGGCGTTGAAGGCTACAAGACGCTGGCACAACCCAGCGAGAGGGAGCCGGTCACGTACTACGGCAAGGTGGAAGACCAGCTCTTCCACAACATCCTGCACAAGTACATGGACCACAGCGGCACTGCGGTTGCCGACAGGGGTTTCAAGGGCGGCCCGATCTGCACGTCGCGCAATACCCTCGGTGAAGAGCAGCTGTCGATGACCACGCCGGCCAAGCTGCCGGCGGGCGCGTAATCCTGGGAGCAATGATGTTTGGCAAGTTGAGTTTGTCGGCGATTCCGTTTCATGAGCCGATCATCATGGTCGTGCTGGCCGGCGTCGCCCTGGGCGGTGCCGCGCTGCTGGGCGCGATCACCTATTTCAAGAAGTGGGGCTATCTCTGGAATGAGTGGTTCACGTCCGTCGATCACAAGAAGATCGGCGTGATGTACTGCCTGGTCGCGCTGATCATGCTGCTGCGCGGCTTTGCCGACGCGGTCATGATGCGTACCCAGCTGGCGCTCGCCACCAATGGCGCCACCGGCGTGCTGCCGCCCGAGCACTACGACCAGATCTTCACCGCCCACGGCGTGATCATGATCTTCTTCGTGGCCATGCCGCTGATGACCGGCCTGATGAACCTGGTCGTGCCGCTGCAGATCGGCGCGCGCGACGTGGCCTTCCCGTTCCTGAACACGCTGTCGTTCTGGCTGTTCGTGGCGGGCGCCATGCTGGTCAACGTCTCGCTGGGCGTCGGTGAATTCGCCAAGACCGGCTGGCTGGCCTACCCGCCGCTGTCGGGCCTGGATTACAGCCCTGGCGTGGGGGTGGACTATTACCTCTGGAGCTTGCAGATCTCGGGCCTGGGCACGCTGCTGACCGGCGTGAACTTCCTGGTGACGATCCTGCGCATGCGCGCCCCGGGCATGACCCTGATGCGCATGCCGGTGTTCACCTGGACCGCGCTGTGCACCAACGTGCTGATCGTGGCCGCCTTCCCGGTGCTGACCGTGACGCTGGCGCTGCTGGGCCTGGACCGCTACATCGGCACCCACTTCTTCACGAACGACGGTGGCGGCAACGCCATGATGTACGTGAACCTGATCTGGATCTGGGGCCACCCCGAGGTGTACATCCTGATCCTGCCGGCGTTCGGTATCTTCTCTGAAGTCATCTCCACGTTCTCGGGCAAGAAGCTGTTCGGCTACAAGGGCATGGTGTACGCGACCGCCGCGATCATGGTGCTGTCGTTCATCGTGTGGCTGCACCACTTCTTCACGATGGGCTCGGGCGCCAACGTCAACGCGTTCTTCGGCATCACGACCATGATCATCTCCATCCCGACCGGGGTGAAGATCTTCAACTGGCTGTTCACCATGTACCGCGGCCGGGTCCAGATGACCTCGCCGGTGCTGTGGACGCTGGGCTTCATGATCACCTTCGTGATCGGCGGCATGACCGGCGTGCTGATGGCCGTGCCGGCTGCCGACTTCGTGCTGCACAACAGCCTGTTCCTGATCGCCCACTTCCACAACGTGATCATCGGCGGCGTGCTGTTCGGCTACCTGGCCGGCATCACCTACTGGTGGCCGAAGG
This genomic window contains:
- a CDS encoding acyl-CoA dehydrogenase family protein, with the translated sequence MDLNYSASDNAFREEVRSWLEANLPADIRSKILNHRRPNRDDLVRWHKILAGKGWSAPHWPVQFGGTGWNATQRHIWDEENARVGAPGVLPFGVAMVAPVIMKYGNEQQKSYYLPRILDCTDWWCQGYSEPGSGSDLASLKTRAELTSDGKHYIVNGQKTWTTLGQHADMIFCLVRTDPEAKKQEGISFLLIDMKTPGITVRPIIMLDEEHEVNEVFFDNVKVPVENRVGEENKGWTYAKYLLGHERTGIARVGNSKRELGFLKRVARQQQKNGKPLLEDPVFGAKVAALEIELMALEITVLRVVSSEAAGKGPGPEASMLKIKGTEIQQLLTELMVEAVGPYAQPFDTAYLECETEHAVTGYDDAAPLSAYYFNYRKTSIYGGSNEIQKNIISQMILGL
- a CDS encoding MaoC family dehydratase, which produces MRTIATLEELEGLQGQEVAVSDWMEVTQQQVNQFAEATGDHQWIHVDVERAKKESPYGAPIAHGFLTLSLLPKFMHNALHMPSKIGVNYGLNRVRFTAPVPVGSKLRARIKLLKVERLDPLPKSPELVGAQSTWEVTIEREGSERPVCVAESISRRYG
- the cyoB gene encoding cytochrome o ubiquinol oxidase subunit I, whose amino-acid sequence is MFGKLSLSAIPFHEPIIMVVLAGVALGGAALLGAITYFKKWGYLWNEWFTSVDHKKIGVMYCLVALIMLLRGFADAVMMRTQLALATNGATGVLPPEHYDQIFTAHGVIMIFFVAMPLMTGLMNLVVPLQIGARDVAFPFLNTLSFWLFVAGAMLVNVSLGVGEFAKTGWLAYPPLSGLDYSPGVGVDYYLWSLQISGLGTLLTGVNFLVTILRMRAPGMTLMRMPVFTWTALCTNVLIVAAFPVLTVTLALLGLDRYIGTHFFTNDGGGNAMMYVNLIWIWGHPEVYILILPAFGIFSEVISTFSGKKLFGYKGMVYATAAIMVLSFIVWLHHFFTMGSGANVNAFFGITTMIISIPTGVKIFNWLFTMYRGRVQMTSPVLWTLGFMITFVIGGMTGVLMAVPAADFVLHNSLFLIAHFHNVIIGGVLFGYLAGITYWWPKAFGFTLNERLGKCAFWCWLVGFYFAFMPLYVLGLMGMTRRLNHTDNPAWTPWLYLAVVGVVFVALGIFFQVLQIVVSIRDRKKLADVTGDPWGGRTLEWATSSPPPFYNFAHTPVVRDLDAFADMKARGETLPTEGYEKIHMPKNTGAGFIIGAFSLVFGFALTWHIWWMAIVGLVGMVWAFIHRSNDDHIDYYVPATEVEQIETRHLQRIASQA
- the cyoA gene encoding ubiquinol oxidase subunit II; protein product: MKKPILPRWTRFLPCLGLLLLAGCNMTLLDPKGQVGVDIKNIILIATWLMLLVVVPVIVLTLVFAWKYRASNTKARYEPDWSHSTAIEVVVWLIPCLIIIALGIITWKSSHDLDPYKPLESNKKPVTVEVVALNWKWLFIYPELKIATVNQIAFPVDTPVNFKITSDSIMNSFFIPQLGSQVYAMAGMETKLHLIANHAGSYDGVSANYSGGGFSGMKFKAVAMSNYEFDEWVAKVRASSTELGVEGYKTLAQPSEREPVTYYGKVEDQLFHNILHKYMDHSGTAVADRGFKGGPICTSRNTLGEEQLSMTTPAKLPAGA
- a CDS encoding MaoC family dehydratase, coding for MLYFEDFEVGSRRELGSYVVTEEELLAFARQYDPQPFHIDKEAAAKSIYGGLISSGWMTCSIMMRLLVLSTTGKSASMGSPGVDEIRWIKPVYAGDTLTVVLNVLDTRASQSKPDRGIVHTQWEATNQRGELVCTVKGMGMYGRRPA
- a CDS encoding acyl-CoA dehydrogenase family protein → MNFNLSDEQKQLADAVRRFVEKDYGFEDRKKNYESAAGYGESAWGSLVELGLTALPVPEAQGGFSGKALDMMVVQQELGRGLVVEPYLATVVGAYALGLAGGQDALLEQVAGGELKLAVAFNEPQARYELNNVRVTARDGKLNGRKTVVLHGGQADKLIVSARSSGGDADQDGISLFLVDAKGAGVSIKDYRTIDNLRAADITFQDAPAQLLGEAGKGFALVEQVADYAAVLLCAEAVGVMDTLNAATLEYAKTRQQFGQPIARFQALQHRMVEMFIHAEQSRSITLLAAARFEEATPEERRRYVSAAKARVGQAARTVGQEAVQIHGGMGVTNELPAAHMFKRLTLINTTFGDVDHHLGRFAAQPGFQEAA